In the Brucella anthropi ATCC 49188 genome, one interval contains:
- the rpsF gene encoding 30S ribosomal protein S6: MALYEHVLLARQDISQQQVDALVEQYKGVLEANGGKVGKVESWGLRPLTYRIKKNRKAYYTLVNIDAPAAAVAEMERQMRINEDVLRFLTVRVEEHEEGQSAMLTRRDDRRERDGDDRPRRREGGFDRGDRGDRGDRGPRRPRDNEAGEGA, translated from the coding sequence ATGGCTCTTTATGAACATGTGCTTCTTGCCCGCCAGGACATTTCCCAGCAGCAGGTCGACGCTCTCGTCGAACAGTACAAGGGTGTCCTCGAAGCTAATGGCGGCAAGGTCGGTAAGGTCGAAAGCTGGGGTCTGCGTCCCCTCACCTACCGTATCAAGAAGAATCGCAAGGCGTATTACACGCTCGTAAACATTGACGCTCCGGCTGCAGCCGTTGCCGAAATGGAACGCCAGATGCGCATCAACGAAGACGTTCTTCGTTTCCTCACCGTTCGCGTTGAAGAACACGAAGAAGGCCAGTCGGCCATGCTCACCCGCCGTGACGACCGTCGCGAACGCGATGGTGATGATCGTCCGCGTCGTCGTGAAGGCGGTTTCGACCGTGGTGATCGCGGTGACCGTGGTGATCGCGGCCCACGTCGCCCACGCGACAACGAAGCTGGTGAAGGAGCATAA
- the fabD gene encoding ACP S-malonyltransferase, which yields MAVAFTFPGQGSQAVGMGKALAEQFAEARAVFDEVDAALGEKLSATMFEGPEDVLTLTANAQPALMAVSMAVLRVMEARGFSLKDRVSYVAGHSLGEYSALCAARTFSLADTARLLRIRGNAMQKAVPAGEGAMAAIIGLEHGDVEAVCTEAKASGSVQIANDNGGGQLVISGSKAAVELAARLASEKGAKRAIMLPVSAPFHSTLMGPAGEAMREALASVEKHNPIVPLIANVRAAPVTDANEIADLLVEQVTGQVRWRETVEWFAANGVTTLYEVGSGKVLTGLARRISKDVTGAAVGSAEEIEAALAVLGA from the coding sequence ATGGCGGTAGCATTTACTTTCCCCGGACAAGGCAGCCAGGCTGTGGGTATGGGCAAGGCTCTGGCCGAACAGTTCGCTGAAGCGCGCGCCGTTTTCGATGAAGTCGACGCGGCACTGGGCGAAAAGCTTTCCGCTACCATGTTCGAAGGGCCGGAAGACGTGCTGACGCTGACCGCCAATGCCCAGCCTGCGCTGATGGCCGTCTCGATGGCTGTGTTGCGTGTTATGGAAGCGCGCGGTTTTTCGTTGAAAGACAGGGTTTCCTACGTTGCCGGACATTCGCTTGGTGAATATTCAGCACTTTGCGCAGCCAGAACATTCTCGCTTGCCGATACGGCGCGTCTCCTGCGCATTCGCGGCAATGCGATGCAGAAGGCTGTTCCCGCTGGCGAAGGCGCGATGGCTGCGATCATCGGCCTTGAGCATGGCGACGTAGAAGCTGTCTGCACTGAAGCCAAGGCATCCGGCTCGGTTCAGATCGCCAATGATAATGGTGGTGGACAGCTCGTTATTTCCGGTTCAAAGGCTGCGGTCGAACTGGCTGCCAGGCTTGCATCCGAAAAGGGTGCCAAGCGGGCCATCATGCTGCCCGTATCCGCTCCCTTCCATTCGACCTTGATGGGCCCTGCTGGTGAGGCAATGCGTGAAGCGCTTGCTTCGGTTGAAAAGCACAATCCGATTGTGCCGCTCATCGCTAATGTGCGCGCAGCGCCGGTTACCGACGCCAACGAGATTGCGGATCTGCTGGTTGAGCAGGTTACAGGTCAGGTGCGCTGGCGCGAAACGGTCGAATGGTTTGCGGCCAATGGCGTCACCACGCTTTATGAAGTAGGTTCAGGCAAGGTTCTGACTGGTCTGGCGCGCCGCATCTCGAAGGATGTGACTGGCGCCGCCGTTGGTTCGGCTGAAGAGATCGAAGCAGCGCTTGCTGTTCTCGGCGCTTGA
- the fabG gene encoding 3-oxoacyl-[acyl-carrier-protein] reductase: MFDLTGRKALVTGATGGLGEAIARALHAQGAIVGLHGTREEKLKELAAELGDRTFIFPANLSDREAVKALGQKAEEEMGGVDILVNNAGITRDGLFVRMSDEDWDAVLNVNLTSVFNLTRELTHPMMRRRKGRIINITSIVGVTGNPGQANYCASKAGLIGFSKSLAQEIASRNVTVNCIAPGFIESAMTDKLNEKQKEAIMSNIPMKRMGVGGDIAAAVVYLASDQAAYVTGQTLHINGGMAMI; the protein is encoded by the coding sequence ATGTTTGATCTGACTGGCCGCAAGGCTCTGGTAACCGGCGCAACCGGCGGTCTTGGCGAAGCGATTGCCCGCGCTCTTCATGCGCAGGGCGCAATCGTCGGCCTGCACGGCACACGCGAAGAAAAGCTGAAAGAGCTTGCCGCTGAACTTGGTGATCGCACCTTCATCTTCCCGGCTAATCTTTCTGATCGTGAAGCTGTGAAGGCTCTCGGTCAGAAGGCAGAAGAGGAAATGGGCGGCGTCGACATTCTCGTCAACAATGCCGGCATTACCCGCGACGGTCTGTTCGTGCGCATGAGCGACGAAGACTGGGATGCGGTTCTCAACGTCAACCTGACGTCGGTATTCAATCTGACGCGTGAGCTGACCCATCCGATGATGCGTCGCCGCAAGGGTCGTATCATTAACATCACGTCGATTGTTGGCGTGACCGGCAATCCGGGTCAGGCAAACTATTGCGCGTCGAAGGCGGGCCTCATTGGTTTCTCCAAGTCATTGGCGCAGGAAATCGCCAGCCGCAATGTAACGGTTAACTGCATCGCTCCGGGCTTCATCGAATCGGCCATGACCGACAAGCTGAACGAAAAGCAGAAGGAAGCGATTATGAGCAATATCCCCATGAAGCGCATGGGCGTTGGTGGTGATATTGCAGCGGCGGTTGTCTATCTGGCAAGCGACCAGGCTGCCTATGTGACGGGCCAGACCCTGCACATCAATGGCGGCATGGCCATGATCTAA
- a CDS encoding acyl carrier protein: MSDTAERVKKIVVEHLGVDADKVTEGASFIDDLGADSLDTVELVMAFEEEFGVEIPDDAAETILTVGDAVKFIDKASA; encoded by the coding sequence ATGAGCGATACCGCAGAGCGCGTCAAGAAAATCGTTGTTGAACATCTGGGCGTAGATGCCGACAAGGTCACGGAAGGCGCAAGCTTCATCGATGACCTCGGCGCAGACAGCCTCGACACGGTCGAGCTGGTCATGGCTTTCGAAGAAGAATTCGGCGTTGAAATTCCTGACGACGCTGCCGAAACGATCCTTACGGTCGGCGACGCTGTGAAGTTCATCGACAAGGCTTCCGCCTAA
- the fabF gene encoding beta-ketoacyl-ACP synthase II — MRRVVITGLGLVSPLASGVEETWKRLIAGESGARRITEFEVDDLACQIACRIPVGDGTNGTFNADLHMEPKEQRKVDPFIVYAVGAADQALDDADWHPESDEDQVRTGVLIGSGIGGIEGIVEAGYTLRDKGPRRISPFFIPGRLINLASGHVSIKHGLRGPNHSVVTACATGTHAIGDAARLIAFGDADVMVAGGTESPVSRISLAGFAACKALSTKRNDDPTAASRPYDEDRDGFVMGEGAGVVVLEELEHALARGAKIYAEVIGYGLSGDAYHITAPTESGEGAERCMVAALKRAEITPDQIDYINAHGTSTMADTIELGAVERVVGDAASKISMSSTKSAIGHLLGAAGAAEAIFSTLAIRDNIAPATLNLDNPAVSTKIDLVPHKARERKIDVALSNSFGFGGTNASLVLRRYS, encoded by the coding sequence ATGAGGCGTGTCGTCATCACCGGTCTTGGTCTGGTGTCGCCGCTTGCCAGCGGTGTCGAAGAGACCTGGAAGCGTCTTATTGCCGGTGAAAGCGGTGCTCGCCGCATCACGGAATTTGAAGTTGACGATCTGGCCTGCCAGATAGCCTGCCGCATTCCGGTTGGCGATGGCACCAATGGCACCTTCAACGCCGACCTCCATATGGAGCCCAAGGAACAGCGCAAGGTTGATCCTTTCATCGTTTATGCTGTCGGCGCTGCCGATCAGGCGCTGGACGATGCCGACTGGCATCCTGAAAGCGACGAAGATCAGGTCCGTACCGGTGTTCTTATCGGTTCCGGCATCGGCGGTATCGAAGGTATTGTCGAGGCCGGCTACACGCTGCGCGACAAGGGCCCACGCCGCATTTCTCCGTTCTTTATTCCTGGTCGCCTGATCAATCTGGCTTCCGGCCATGTTTCCATCAAGCACGGGCTGCGCGGTCCAAACCATTCGGTTGTAACGGCTTGCGCAACCGGCACACATGCTATCGGCGACGCTGCCCGTCTGATCGCTTTCGGCGATGCGGATGTCATGGTTGCCGGTGGAACGGAATCGCCGGTCAGTCGCATTTCGCTGGCAGGCTTTGCCGCTTGCAAGGCGCTGTCCACCAAGCGTAACGACGATCCGACCGCAGCTTCCCGTCCTTATGACGAAGACCGTGACGGTTTCGTGATGGGCGAAGGTGCGGGCGTTGTGGTTCTCGAAGAGCTGGAACACGCACTGGCGCGTGGCGCGAAAATCTATGCGGAAGTTATCGGCTACGGTCTTTCGGGCGATGCTTACCACATTACTGCTCCGACCGAGAGCGGCGAGGGTGCCGAACGTTGCATGGTCGCTGCCCTGAAGCGCGCTGAAATCACGCCGGACCAGATCGACTACATCAACGCCCATGGCACGTCGACCATGGCTGACACCATCGAACTCGGCGCTGTAGAGCGCGTGGTTGGCGATGCTGCATCGAAGATTTCGATGTCCTCGACCAAGTCGGCTATCGGCCATCTGCTTGGTGCTGCCGGTGCAGCCGAAGCGATTTTCTCGACGCTTGCCATCCGCGACAATATTGCGCCGGCGACGCTCAATCTCGATAATCCGGCTGTCTCGACGAAGATCGATCTGGTTCCGCACAAGGCGCGTGAACGCAAGATCGATGTGGCTCTGTCGAACTCCTTCGGATTTGGCGGAACCAACGCTTCGCTGGTCCTGCGCCGATACTCCTGA
- the mltG gene encoding endolytic transglycosylase MltG: protein MNSEAPSGTPPADELPKGVTQETNATSKPFVPKSASEALRPEPGTPPPSKRSRHARSQIVVFMNFMLSLVVLVLLGASALFYFGKMQFDGQGPLTAETTFLVKRGAGIAEVSNSLENREIVSDARIFRYGMRTLGHENDLKAGEYAIPAGASMRDVMNILISGKSIMYPLTIPEGLTVKQIFDRISADPTLVGDMPKDMPPEGSLFTDTLNFTRGTTRSEIIDRMVASQKKLVDDAWAKRGSDLPIKDKNEFVTLASIVEKETGIASERPHVASVFVNRLKKGMRIQSDPTIIYGLFGGAGKPSDRPIFKSDIEKPTPYNTYVINGLPPTPIANPGKAALEAVANPLDTEDLYFVADGTGGHVFSKTLQEHNANVRKWRSVEQQKNIEQQNNSGSNTNQSAGQ, encoded by the coding sequence GTGAATTCAGAGGCGCCATCCGGAACACCCCCTGCAGACGAACTGCCCAAGGGCGTGACGCAGGAAACGAACGCGACTTCAAAGCCGTTCGTGCCGAAATCCGCGTCTGAAGCTCTGCGTCCCGAGCCGGGAACGCCGCCGCCGAGCAAGCGTTCGCGCCATGCCCGCAGCCAGATCGTGGTTTTCATGAATTTCATGCTGTCGCTGGTCGTGCTTGTTCTGCTCGGCGCGTCGGCCTTGTTCTATTTCGGCAAGATGCAGTTTGACGGACAAGGTCCGCTTACTGCCGAAACGACGTTTCTCGTCAAGCGCGGCGCTGGTATCGCCGAAGTTTCCAACAGCCTGGAAAATCGTGAAATCGTCAGTGACGCGCGTATTTTCCGCTATGGGATGCGGACGCTCGGTCATGAAAATGATCTGAAGGCGGGCGAATACGCCATCCCGGCGGGCGCTTCGATGCGCGATGTGATGAATATCCTCATCAGCGGCAAATCCATCATGTATCCGCTGACCATTCCAGAAGGTCTGACGGTCAAGCAGATTTTCGATCGTATCTCGGCTGATCCGACACTGGTTGGTGACATGCCGAAGGACATGCCGCCGGAAGGTTCGCTCTTCACCGATACGCTGAATTTCACGCGTGGCACGACGCGTTCGGAAATCATCGATCGTATGGTCGCCTCCCAGAAGAAGCTCGTGGACGACGCCTGGGCAAAGCGTGGTTCCGACCTGCCGATCAAGGACAAGAACGAATTTGTGACGCTGGCTTCCATCGTTGAAAAGGAAACCGGTATCGCGTCGGAACGCCCGCATGTGGCGTCGGTCTTCGTCAATCGCTTGAAGAAGGGCATGCGCATCCAGTCCGATCCGACCATTATTTATGGCCTGTTCGGCGGAGCTGGCAAACCTTCTGATCGGCCGATCTTCAAGTCGGACATCGAAAAGCCGACACCTTACAATACCTATGTGATCAACGGTCTTCCGCCGACGCCGATTGCCAATCCGGGCAAGGCTGCGCTGGAAGCTGTCGCCAATCCGCTGGATACGGAAGACCTCTATTTCGTTGCCGATGGCACGGGTGGCCATGTGTTCTCGAAGACGCTGCAGGAACACAACGCCAACGTCCGTAAATGGCGCTCCGTGGAGCAGCAAAAGAATATCGAGCAACAGAACAATAGCGGCAGCAATACAAACCAAAGCGCGGGGCAGTAG
- a CDS encoding YicC/YloC family endoribonuclease: MALQSMTGFARHAVQHAMEGGEARIIWEVRSVNGKGLDLRLRLPQGLEAAEHPVRSMLARHFSRGNFQASLSVERSEAQAGFSINQAMLAEILKLGADLQATHGLAPASVDGILSLRGIIDQAQMADDEDERGGLEAAVVSGFEETLKAIADARKQEGKALFTILSAHVDSIERLTVNARRDPSRSTDAIKARLAGQVALLMDSARELDETRLYQEAAFLATKADIQEELDRLETHVASARKLLADGGPVGRKLDFLSQEFNREANTLCSKSNAASITAIGLELKAVVDQFREQVQNLE, encoded by the coding sequence ATGGCGCTCCAAAGCATGACCGGTTTTGCACGCCATGCCGTGCAACATGCCATGGAAGGCGGAGAAGCGCGCATCATCTGGGAAGTGCGTTCCGTCAATGGTAAGGGGCTCGACCTTCGGCTGCGTCTGCCGCAAGGCCTTGAAGCCGCCGAACATCCTGTACGCTCCATGCTGGCGCGTCATTTTTCGCGTGGCAATTTTCAGGCAAGCCTCAGTGTGGAGCGCAGCGAGGCACAGGCTGGTTTCAGCATCAATCAGGCCATGCTCGCCGAGATCCTGAAGCTCGGTGCGGATTTGCAGGCAACGCACGGACTGGCCCCCGCCAGCGTAGACGGCATTCTTTCGTTGCGCGGTATCATCGATCAGGCACAGATGGCTGATGACGAAGACGAGCGCGGCGGACTGGAAGCTGCCGTCGTCTCAGGTTTTGAGGAAACGCTGAAAGCAATCGCCGATGCCCGCAAGCAGGAGGGCAAGGCTCTTTTCACTATTCTGTCCGCGCATGTTGACAGTATCGAGCGCCTGACCGTGAATGCCCGCCGCGACCCGTCGCGGAGCACAGACGCGATCAAGGCCCGTCTCGCTGGACAGGTGGCGCTGCTGATGGATTCCGCACGCGAGCTTGATGAGACGCGGCTCTATCAGGAAGCGGCGTTTCTGGCGACCAAGGCCGATATTCAGGAAGAGCTTGACCGGTTGGAGACCCATGTGGCATCCGCCCGCAAGCTTCTGGCGGATGGTGGCCCCGTCGGGCGCAAGCTCGATTTTCTTTCACAGGAATTTAATCGTGAAGCTAATACACTGTGTTCCAAATCGAATGCAGCGTCGATCACAGCCATCGGTCTGGAACTGAAGGCAGTCGTGGACCAGTTTCGCGAACAAGTACAAAATCTGGAGTAA
- the gmk gene encoding guanylate kinase: protein MAISSVENGVARRGLMVVISSPSGAGKSTIARLLLEDKKMNLSLSISVTTRQRRPSEIEGVHYHFKTIREFERLRDNDELIEWAEVHGNFYGTLRETAEIALADGQDMLFDIDWQGADQLQAKMPADVVSIFILPPTMRELQQRLNRRAEDTADVIETRLQNARFEIQKWVKYDYIVINEDLDRSFAAIKSIIEAERLRRDRRPGLFDFVTGLLEENPGT from the coding sequence ATGGCCATCTCTTCGGTTGAAAATGGCGTCGCACGTAGAGGCTTGATGGTGGTGATCTCGTCGCCATCCGGAGCCGGTAAGTCCACCATTGCCCGGCTGTTGCTGGAAGACAAGAAGATGAACCTCTCGCTGTCGATCAGTGTGACGACGCGCCAGCGCCGCCCGAGCGAGATCGAAGGGGTTCACTACCATTTCAAGACGATCCGCGAGTTTGAACGCCTTCGTGACAATGATGAGCTGATCGAATGGGCCGAGGTCCATGGCAATTTCTATGGCACGCTGCGCGAAACGGCTGAGATCGCGCTGGCTGACGGTCAGGATATGCTGTTTGACATTGACTGGCAGGGTGCAGACCAGTTGCAAGCAAAGATGCCAGCCGATGTGGTGTCGATCTTTATTCTTCCGCCCACCATGCGCGAATTGCAGCAGCGCCTGAACCGTCGCGCGGAAGATACGGCGGATGTCATCGAGACCCGTTTGCAGAATGCGCGTTTTGAAATCCAGAAATGGGTGAAGTACGATTATATCGTCATCAATGAAGATCTTGATCGCTCCTTTGCGGCCATCAAGTCGATCATTGAAGCTGAACGTCTTCGCCGTGACCGCCGCCCGGGTCTGTTCGATTTCGTGACCGGTTTGCTGGAAGAAAATCCGGGTACTTAA
- a CDS encoding winged helix-turn-helix domain-containing protein: protein MGKPHPIELRERVVAFVNEGNSHREAARHFRVSPRFVNNMMILHRSSGCLAAARQGHPPGSVKLLAHGDWVREQMSARGETTLDELCVALAERGIEVHRATVGRFLHRLGLSNKKKPQGKRAA, encoded by the coding sequence ATGGGCAAGCCGCATCCGATTGAGTTGCGTGAGCGTGTCGTTGCGTTTGTGAATGAGGGCAATAGTCACCGGGAAGCCGCTCGGCATTTCCGTGTTTCGCCTCGGTTCGTCAACAACATGATGATCCTGCATCGGTCATCCGGCTGTCTGGCCGCCGCCAGGCAGGGCCACCCGCCTGGAAGTGTGAAGCTTTTGGCTCATGGTGATTGGGTCCGCGAGCAGATGTCCGCCCGTGGCGAAACGACTTTGGACGAACTGTGCGTTGCGCTCGCGGAGCGCGGTATTGAAGTCCACCGCGCCACGGTCGGGCGATTTCTACACCGACTTGGGCTGAGCAATAAAAAAAAGCCTCAAGGCAAGCGAGCAGCGTAG
- a CDS encoding IS630 family transposase produces MSRLIFIDETSTNTRLTKRTGWSAKGRRFAAYAPFGKWKTQTFIAGLRCHGLTAPWIVDAPMNSRIFETWIETQLVPTLSAGDIVILDNVGFHKSQKAEQLVKAKGAWFLFLPPYSPDLNPIEMAFSKLKALLRKRAARSFDAISKALGDIISLFSINECQNFFKAAGYEAE; encoded by the coding sequence TTGTCGCGTCTCATCTTTATCGATGAGACTTCCACGAATACGCGCCTGACAAAACGCACCGGATGGTCTGCCAAAGGCAGGCGCTTTGCCGCCTATGCGCCCTTCGGAAAATGGAAGACACAAACCTTCATTGCCGGACTGCGCTGCCATGGCCTGACCGCGCCATGGATCGTCGATGCACCGATGAACAGCCGCATCTTCGAAACCTGGATCGAGACACAGCTTGTGCCGACACTGTCAGCCGGTGATATAGTCATCCTCGACAATGTCGGCTTCCACAAAAGCCAGAAGGCTGAGCAACTGGTCAAGGCAAAGGGCGCTTGGTTTCTCTTCCTGCCGCCCTATTCGCCGGACCTGAACCCAATCGAAATGGCTTTCTCAAAACTCAAGGCACTTCTGAGAAAGCGAGCAGCACGCAGCTTCGACGCCATCTCAAAAGCACTTGGCGATATCATCAGTCTCTTCTCCATCAATGAATGCCAGAACTTCTTTAAGGCTGCTGGGTATGAGGCCGAATAA
- the tldD gene encoding metalloprotease TldD, translating into MKSLIDSFDASRDDIERLVAQSLKGSDDGELFVEYREAEALVFDNGRLKTGSFNQDQGFGLRSVAGEAIGYAHAGDLSLAALKRASDAVSATLKGYGGNYSAAPAGTNRHLYTDENPIGSPTFDSKVQLLQQIDAYLRAKDPKVRQVSVSLAGSWQQVEILRADGHFVRDIRPMVRLSVAVVAGDGDRQESGSHTVGGRKGFGEFITAESWQHAADEALRQALVNLEAIPAPAGTFDIVLANGWPGVMLHEAVGHGLEGDFNRKKTSAFAGLLGQQVASKGVTVVDDGTIAERRGSLTIDDEGTPTNRTVLIEDGKLVNYMQDRQNARLMGMEATGNGRRESYAHAPMPRMTNTYMLSGDKTPEEIIASMKKGIYAVSFGGGQVDITSGKFVFGCTEAYMIEDGKVGAPIKGAMLIGNGPDAMQRISMIGNDMKLDTGSGNCGKGGQWVPVGVGQPHLRMDQVTVGGTAV; encoded by the coding sequence ATGAAAAGCCTGATCGACAGTTTCGACGCCAGCCGCGACGATATCGAGCGTCTTGTCGCCCAAAGCCTGAAGGGCAGCGACGACGGAGAGCTCTTCGTGGAATATCGCGAGGCGGAGGCGCTTGTTTTCGACAATGGTCGTCTCAAGACCGGCTCCTTCAATCAGGATCAGGGATTCGGCCTGCGCTCGGTCGCAGGCGAAGCAATCGGCTATGCCCACGCGGGCGATCTTTCGCTTGCCGCCTTGAAGCGCGCTTCCGATGCGGTTTCTGCAACCCTTAAGGGCTACGGCGGAAACTATTCGGCGGCACCTGCCGGCACCAACCGTCACCTTTACACGGATGAAAACCCCATCGGTTCGCCGACATTCGATTCCAAGGTGCAGCTTTTGCAGCAAATAGACGCCTATCTGCGTGCCAAGGACCCGAAAGTACGTCAGGTTTCCGTTTCGCTCGCAGGCTCGTGGCAGCAGGTCGAAATTCTGCGCGCCGACGGTCATTTCGTACGCGATATACGACCCATGGTGCGCCTGAGCGTTGCGGTAGTGGCAGGCGATGGCGACCGTCAGGAATCAGGTTCGCATACGGTTGGCGGACGCAAGGGCTTTGGCGAGTTCATCACCGCTGAAAGCTGGCAGCATGCCGCCGATGAGGCATTGCGTCAGGCCCTCGTCAATCTGGAAGCTATCCCTGCCCCGGCAGGCACATTCGACATCGTTCTGGCCAATGGCTGGCCGGGTGTGATGCTGCATGAAGCCGTCGGGCACGGGTTGGAAGGCGACTTCAATCGAAAAAAGACCTCTGCCTTTGCCGGTCTGCTTGGACAGCAGGTTGCCTCCAAGGGTGTCACGGTCGTCGATGACGGCACGATTGCCGAGCGCCGGGGTTCGCTGACCATTGATGACGAAGGCACCCCGACCAATCGCACCGTGCTGATCGAAGACGGCAAACTCGTCAATTATATGCAGGATCGCCAGAACGCCCGCCTGATGGGCATGGAAGCTACCGGCAATGGACGCCGCGAATCCTATGCTCACGCACCTATGCCGCGCATGACGAACACCTACATGCTTTCCGGCGACAAGACGCCGGAAGAGATCATCGCCTCCATGAAAAAGGGCATCTATGCCGTTTCCTTTGGCGGTGGTCAGGTCGATATCACCTCCGGCAAGTTCGTGTTCGGCTGTACGGAAGCCTACATGATCGAGGACGGCAAGGTCGGCGCGCCGATCAAGGGAGCGATGCTGATTGGCAATGGTCCGGATGCGATGCAGCGGATTTCGATGATCGGCAACGATATGAAGCTTGATACGGGTAGCGGCAATTGCGGCAAGGGTGGTCAGTGGGTACCTGTCGGCGTCGGCCAGCCGCATCTGCGCATGGATCAGGTAACAGTGGGAGGCACGGCTGTATAA
- a CDS encoding invasion associated locus B family protein: MTFRMLARRTISQRLATLATGVSLTLAVATLPSVAQETPAQLQTPQEAPAAQSQAAPSSPQQSGKLKSQHGAWSVLCDTPAGAKTEQCALIQNVVAAKRPELGLSVVVLKTADNKARILRVLAPLGVLLPNGLGLNVDGKDIGRAYFVRCFEDGCYAEVILEDELLKTLRSGKAATFIVFQTPEEGVGIPVDLKGFGEGFDALP, from the coding sequence ATGACTTTTCGCATGCTTGCCCGCCGCACGATCAGCCAGCGCCTCGCAACTCTTGCAACAGGCGTCAGCTTGACGCTTGCCGTTGCAACGCTTCCTTCGGTTGCTCAGGAAACACCGGCGCAGTTACAAACCCCACAAGAGGCCCCTGCTGCCCAGTCGCAGGCGGCTCCGAGCAGCCCGCAGCAGAGCGGCAAGCTCAAGTCGCAGCATGGCGCATGGTCCGTTCTGTGTGATACGCCTGCGGGCGCCAAGACTGAGCAATGCGCGCTGATCCAGAATGTGGTCGCCGCAAAGCGCCCTGAACTGGGTCTTTCGGTCGTCGTTCTCAAGACAGCAGACAACAAGGCGCGCATCCTTCGCGTTCTGGCGCCGCTAGGCGTTCTGTTGCCCAACGGTCTTGGCCTCAATGTCGACGGCAAGGATATCGGTCGCGCCTATTTCGTCCGCTGCTTCGAAGACGGCTGCTACGCCGAAGTGATCCTAGAGGATGAACTTCTCAAGACATTGCGTTCCGGCAAGGCTGCGACCTTCATCGTCTTCCAGACGCCGGAAGAAGGCGTGGGCATTCCTGTCGATCTCAAGGGGTTCGGTGAAGGCTTCGACGCGTTGCCTTGA
- the coxB gene encoding cytochrome c oxidase subunit II, translating into MDKIVATTKSAFGGALAVLWTTGAAFADQPRPWEWRFQDAATGIAEQIHWFERYTLWFIIPITLLVLFLLLWVVFRFRASANPEPSKTSHNTAIEVVWTIGPVIILLFLAVPSFQLLTAQYSPEDPTLTVKATGYQWYWGYEYQVDNPVSFDALLLKDGDRAAAGKEDRARYPRLLAVDNEVVVPVGETVRLLVTAADVIHSWTIPAFGVKMDAVPGRINEAWFKADKEGLYYGQCSELCGKDHGFMPIAVRVVSKEQYQTWIAAAGSDLNGANKALQAAVEGGANDKVAAAGL; encoded by the coding sequence GTGGATAAGATTGTTGCCACAACGAAGAGCGCCTTCGGCGGCGCTCTTGCAGTGCTGTGGACGACTGGTGCCGCTTTTGCGGACCAGCCCCGTCCCTGGGAATGGAGATTTCAGGACGCAGCGACTGGAATTGCCGAACAGATTCATTGGTTTGAGCGCTATACGCTCTGGTTTATCATTCCAATTACCTTGCTGGTTCTGTTCTTGTTGCTTTGGGTGGTGTTTCGCTTTCGTGCGAGCGCGAACCCGGAGCCATCCAAAACCAGCCACAATACCGCTATTGAAGTGGTCTGGACCATCGGGCCTGTGATCATTCTTCTGTTTTTGGCGGTTCCGTCTTTCCAGCTTCTGACGGCGCAGTATTCGCCGGAAGATCCGACGCTGACGGTCAAGGCGACAGGTTATCAGTGGTATTGGGGTTACGAATATCAGGTCGATAATCCGGTCAGCTTTGATGCCCTTCTTCTGAAGGATGGCGATCGCGCCGCTGCCGGCAAGGAAGACCGCGCGCGTTATCCGCGTCTTCTGGCCGTCGACAATGAAGTCGTGGTTCCGGTCGGCGAAACGGTTCGTCTTCTCGTCACTGCTGCCGATGTGATCCATTCGTGGACCATTCCGGCTTTCGGCGTGAAGATGGACGCTGTTCCGGGTCGTATCAACGAAGCCTGGTTCAAAGCGGACAAGGAAGGCCTCTACTACGGTCAGTGCTCTGAGCTTTGCGGCAAGGATCATGGCTTCATGCCGATCGCCGTGCGCGTTGTCTCGAAAGAGCAATATCAGACCTGGATCGCCGCTGCGGGATCGGATCTGAACGGCGCGAACAAGGCGCTTCAGGCCGCTGTTGAAGGTGGCGCAAACGATAAAGTGGCTGCGGCGGGTCTCTGA